In Patescibacteria group bacterium, a single window of DNA contains:
- a CDS encoding KH domain-containing protein translates to MIDLLKFLISKITGSEDFTVTETTDERGEVFEVKADPAIIGLIIGKEGKTIKNIRRIASIKGVFDKKSVNIKVIEKD, encoded by the coding sequence ATGATTGATTTACTTAAATTTTTAATCTCAAAAATTACCGGAAGTGAAGATTTTACCGTAACCGAAACTACAGACGAAAGGGGAGAAGTTTTTGAAGTAAAAGCAGATCCAGCGATAATTGGACTTATTATTGGTAAAGAGGGAAAGACGATTAAAAATATAAGAAGAATTGCCTCAATAAAAGGAGTTTTTGATAAGAAAAGCGTCAATATTAAAGTTATTGAAAAGGATTAA
- the pilO gene encoding type 4a pilus biogenesis protein PilO — protein MKNLDKDLKLLAGPILVLIILVVLFLISGKIIFDNMNRLNNNLNSENNSLKTLQQKLNSLSSVNETTTHESQIALLALPSSNSIFPAISLIQSQANNLNLLIVNIQATNLPDSAKQGVNSSQIDFEVSGDYSSIVSFINNIKNSTPLIHFGEIKIDNSQSVYSLTATVFSFWAPLPATLPQIDKPIEMLTSDEQKTLAAITPNIVSPITSSSSASPTGKINPFQ, from the coding sequence ATGAAAAACCTAGATAAAGATCTTAAACTTTTAGCAGGACCAATCCTTGTCTTAATCATTTTAGTTGTATTATTTTTAATTTCTGGAAAAATCATTTTCGATAACATGAATCGTTTAAATAATAATTTAAATTCAGAAAATAACTCACTTAAAACCCTGCAACAAAAACTCAATTCTCTTAGCTCTGTAAATGAAACTACTACCCATGAATCTCAAATTGCCTTGCTCGCCCTGCCTTCTTCAAATTCTATTTTTCCAGCTATCTCATTAATTCAATCGCAAGCAAATAATCTCAATTTATTGATTGTTAATATCCAGGCAACCAATCTTCCTGATTCAGCAAAACAAGGAGTAAATTCATCACAAATTGATTTTGAGGTGAGTGGAGATTATTCTTCAATTGTTTCATTTATAAATAATATTAAAAATTCAACGCCGCTAATCCATTTTGGAGAGATAAAAATTGATAATTCTCAAAGTGTTTATAGCTTAACTGCCACCGTTTTCTCTTTTTGGGCTCCTCTTCCTGCCACATTACCTCAAATTGATAAACCAATCGAGATGCTCACATCTGACGAGCAAAAGACCTTAGCTGCGATAACTCCTAATATTGTAAGTCCTATTACTTCAAGCTCCTCAGCTTCGCCTACAGGAAAAATTAATCCTTTTCAATAA